A genomic region of Nostoc sp. UHCC 0702 contains the following coding sequences:
- a CDS encoding prepilin-type N-terminal cleavage/methylation domain-containing protein: protein MLKPELQAKFLNHLSNRKHKEDEGFTLIELLVVVIIIGVLAAIALPSLLGQVNKAKQAEAKNNVGTINRAQQAYFLEYQGFAKDMSTLQVGVKSNTENFYYSVVTTADLGIVYASAYKKALKSYYGAVGTQLGAGATSEALTVAIACESPDPKSVASFLAVANIPVGDIANATACASDYKSLAR from the coding sequence ATGCTCAAACCAGAATTGCAAGCCAAATTCCTCAACCACCTCAGCAACCGTAAGCACAAAGAAGATGAAGGTTTTACATTAATTGAATTGCTAGTTGTAGTAATTATTATTGGTGTACTCGCAGCTATTGCGCTACCTTCACTACTCGGTCAGGTAAACAAAGCAAAACAAGCTGAAGCTAAGAATAACGTTGGTACTATTAACCGTGCCCAACAAGCTTACTTCTTGGAATACCAAGGTTTTGCCAAGGATATGTCAACATTACAAGTAGGGGTTAAAAGCAACACTGAAAACTTCTACTACTCTGTTGTTACAACTGCTGATTTGGGAATTGTTTATGCCTCAGCTTATAAAAAAGCTTTGAAATCATACTACGGTGCAGTAGGTACTCAATTAGGCGCTGGTGCTACTTCTGAAGCATTGACAGTAGCAATAGCTTGTGAATCTCCAGATCCTAAATCAGTAGCGAGCTTTCTAGCTGTGGCTAATATCCCCGTAGGCGATATCGCTAACGCTACTGCTTGTGCCAGCGATTACAAGAGTTTAGCTAGATAA
- a CDS encoding GNAT family N-acetyltransferase, translated as MTSRSDLILRFAEPSDSNILFELIKGLAEYEKLSHAVTGNVLALKEHLFGSPKYIEAILAEYAGQAVGFALFFHNYSTFLTKPGIYLEDVFVLPEYRRQGIGKALLKKVAQIAVERNCGRLEWSVLDWNEPAQAFYRSMGASILDDWRICRVTEEALTQLAAKE; from the coding sequence ATGACTTCACGTAGCGATTTGATTTTACGTTTTGCTGAACCTTCTGATAGCAACATACTGTTTGAATTAATTAAGGGGCTGGCAGAGTATGAAAAATTATCTCATGCTGTCACCGGCAATGTTCTCGCACTCAAAGAACATTTATTTGGCTCTCCAAAATACATTGAGGCAATCCTAGCAGAATATGCAGGACAAGCTGTTGGTTTTGCCTTATTTTTTCACAATTATTCCACATTTTTAACCAAGCCAGGAATTTATCTAGAAGATGTGTTTGTTTTACCAGAATATAGGCGGCAAGGTATTGGGAAAGCTCTTCTGAAAAAAGTAGCCCAGATAGCTGTTGAGAGAAATTGTGGACGTTTAGAATGGAGTGTGTTGGATTGGAACGAACCAGCCCAAGCATTTTACCGCAGCATGGGGGCATCCATATTAGACGATTGGCGAATCTGTCGCGTTACGGAAGAAGCGCTCACCCAATTAGCAGCTAAAGAATGA
- a CDS encoding O-linked N-acetylglucosamine transferase, SPINDLY family protein yields the protein MNKSGLINPPVKSQHKGYELLLQGNYLQAASIYEQAISTEPDVKSNYWYLGLILLLQGQEVEAQTTWLMAMMEEEAEEVGSENAELIEILKAEAERQEKLEEYSIAWKIRQSIKEISPHDVHNLLYLVQLSIEAKTYKDEDLQKYRLIQLLKSEPQIEINLELLSLVLRSILDFAYLDPSTQDLLQASLPYYVNNIPTLRSILLPAAVNIAYSHGHSEIATTLSELYLQLDPQNTEVLGHLTAFYQNQGNFDQGIETAKLLYSLVDSLAEKVFANRQILRGLISAGGYWEESCSVNRKQQELIAALIKENSQNLDQSKTVRLSGANYFAPYIEDNLQENRKIQNQLLQLCKDNNAIYGKKQVEKYSHGHLQRKQQIAADKKLKIGYISYCLRTHSVGWLVRWIFQHHDREKFQINGYFMGADNMLDFLHQWYIEQVDQAYISTNVWSMAEQIYQDEVDILIDLDSITLDTTCEVVQCKPAPIQATWLGWDASGSPSVDYFIADPYVLPESAQEHYREKIWRLPQTYIAVDGFEVGVPTVTREQLDIPSDAVVYFCGQRGFKRHPDITKLQLRIIKEVPNSYFLIKGISSDEESVKAFFYELAQKEGVDTSRLRFLPGVPSESIHRANLGIVDIVLDTYPYNGATTTLETLWMCIPMVTRVGEQFAARNSYTMMMNAGITEGIAWADEEYVEWGVRLGKDEALRQQIAWKLKQSRKTSPLWNGKQFTREMEKAYTQMWQRYIE from the coding sequence ATGAATAAATCTGGTTTGATTAATCCTCCCGTTAAATCGCAACACAAAGGGTATGAGTTGCTACTCCAAGGTAATTATCTCCAAGCTGCGAGTATTTATGAACAAGCAATTTCTACAGAACCTGATGTTAAGTCCAACTATTGGTATTTAGGCTTAATCTTGTTGTTACAGGGGCAAGAAGTAGAAGCCCAAACGACTTGGTTAATGGCAATGATGGAAGAGGAAGCAGAAGAAGTTGGATCTGAGAATGCAGAATTAATAGAAATATTAAAAGCAGAAGCAGAACGTCAAGAAAAGCTAGAAGAATATTCCATTGCTTGGAAGATTAGACAAAGTATCAAAGAAATTTCTCCTCATGATGTTCACAATTTATTATATCTTGTACAACTTTCCATAGAAGCCAAGACATATAAAGATGAGGACTTACAAAAATATAGATTAATTCAATTACTTAAATCTGAACCACAGATAGAAATTAATTTAGAATTGTTATCGTTAGTTTTGCGGAGTATTTTGGATTTTGCATATTTAGATCCTTCAACTCAAGATTTATTGCAAGCTAGTTTACCTTATTATGTAAATAACATCCCAACTCTGAGAAGTATATTGCTACCTGCCGCTGTCAATATTGCCTATTCTCATGGACATTCAGAAATAGCTACAACTTTATCTGAACTTTATTTACAGTTAGATCCTCAGAACACGGAAGTTTTAGGACATTTAACAGCCTTTTACCAAAATCAAGGTAATTTTGATCAAGGTATAGAAACAGCTAAGCTACTCTATTCTTTAGTAGATTCTTTGGCAGAAAAAGTATTTGCCAATCGCCAGATATTACGTGGGTTGATTAGCGCTGGTGGTTATTGGGAAGAATCTTGTTCTGTCAATCGCAAACAGCAAGAGTTAATTGCAGCACTTATCAAAGAAAATTCCCAAAATTTAGACCAAAGTAAGACTGTTAGACTGTCAGGGGCTAATTATTTTGCGCCTTATATTGAAGATAATTTACAGGAAAATAGAAAAATTCAAAATCAATTACTTCAGTTGTGTAAAGATAATAATGCTATTTATGGAAAAAAACAAGTAGAAAAATATTCTCATGGGCATTTGCAAAGAAAACAGCAAATTGCAGCGGATAAAAAATTAAAGATAGGGTACATATCTTATTGTCTGCGAACACATTCTGTTGGTTGGTTAGTCAGATGGATTTTTCAACATCATGACCGAGAAAAATTTCAAATTAATGGCTATTTCATGGGTGCAGATAATATGTTAGATTTTCTTCATCAATGGTATATTGAGCAGGTAGATCAAGCATATATATCCACAAATGTTTGGTCTATGGCAGAACAAATATATCAGGATGAAGTTGATATATTAATTGATTTAGATAGTATTACATTGGATACTACTTGTGAAGTTGTTCAATGCAAACCTGCACCAATACAAGCTACTTGGTTAGGTTGGGATGCTTCTGGCAGTCCATCAGTTGATTATTTTATTGCTGACCCTTACGTTTTGCCAGAATCAGCACAGGAACACTACAGGGAAAAAATTTGGCGTTTACCTCAAACATATATAGCTGTAGATGGTTTTGAAGTCGGTGTACCTACAGTAACTCGTGAACAGTTGGATATTCCTAGTGATGCAGTAGTATATTTTTGTGGTCAGCGAGGCTTTAAGCGACATCCAGACATTACAAAATTGCAATTGAGGATTATTAAAGAAGTTCCTAATAGCTATTTTTTGATTAAAGGAATATCTTCTGATGAAGAATCTGTCAAAGCATTCTTTTATGAGTTGGCACAAAAAGAAGGTGTAGATACCTCAAGACTGCGATTTCTTCCAGGTGTGCCTTCAGAATCAATTCACCGAGCGAATTTAGGTATTGTTGATATTGTATTAGATACCTATCCTTACAATGGTGCTACAACCACTTTAGAAACTCTGTGGATGTGTATTCCTATGGTGACGCGAGTAGGTGAACAATTTGCTGCACGTAACAGCTACACCATGATGATGAATGCTGGGATTACAGAAGGTATTGCTTGGGCTGATGAAGAATATGTAGAGTGGGGTGTGCGCTTAGGCAAAGATGAAGCCTTAAGACAGCAAATCGCTTGGAAATTGAAACAATCAAGAAAAACATCACCTCTGTGGAATGGTAAGCAGTTTACCCGTGAAATGGAAAAGGCTTATACACAAATGTGGCAGAGATATATTGAGTAG
- a CDS encoding Uma2 family endonuclease → MSFTITDLEQLKTEHPEWRMELVDGNIIVMGPSDYESEEIGTRLSTFLNIWVMSRRLGRVTGSSAGFILPMIQEGDSEKTNLRAPDVSFVKADRLKKTKRDFVEMVPDLMVEVKSKTDKIKPLEEKIELFLELGCTVGILIDPDKLTVTVYRLNEAPVVLQNGDTLTLPELLAGWELAVSELWPPEFE, encoded by the coding sequence ATGTCCTTCACCATTACAGACTTAGAGCAGCTAAAAACCGAGCATCCAGAATGGCGGATGGAGTTGGTAGATGGGAATATTATAGTTATGGGGCCATCAGATTACGAGTCAGAGGAGATTGGCACTAGGTTAAGTACCTTCTTGAATATTTGGGTAATGTCGCGTAGGTTAGGGCGAGTGACTGGTTCCAGCGCAGGCTTCATTTTACCTATGATACAAGAGGGCGATTCGGAAAAAACAAACCTGCGTGCGCCGGACGTGTCGTTTGTTAAGGCTGACCGGCTGAAGAAGACTAAGCGCGACTTTGTGGAGATGGTTCCAGACTTGATGGTGGAAGTCAAGTCTAAAACAGACAAAATTAAACCTCTTGAAGAGAAAATAGAACTATTCTTAGAACTTGGGTGTACGGTTGGGATACTGATTGACCCTGATAAATTGACAGTAACGGTTTATCGACTCAATGAAGCTCCAGTGGTCTTGCAAAACGGGGACACCCTGACGTTACCAGAATTGCTCGCTGGTTGGGAACTGGCAGTATCAGAGTTATGGCCACCTGAGTTTGAATAA
- a CDS encoding tetratricopeptide repeat protein — translation MTDLWRFFFSLIIALFLISTPSAHALPMLIAQTTSSDFLKLGVDEMQRGNYQQAIENFNQAIQIKEDFAVAYSDRCLTYLHLQDYHQAIADCTQAINFAPKNIEAYLNRGLAHYRQRNFSAAIADDNQAIALQPADFRAYYNRGLALSAAGYYLEAINDYNRTLTLIPPTPNLILTDIYNDLGLAYLKLQNLETAMLNFNLAIHLNSEDDRAYFNRGCAYGRKGDNLGAVRDFSQAIRLNPSNALAYVNRGLAHYRLGYYQRAIADLQTASEYFGHQGENVAYKKTLDLLKNMQHQLQFINVMALLLS, via the coding sequence ATGACTGATTTATGGCGATTTTTTTTCAGTCTAATTATTGCTTTGTTTCTAATTTCGACTCCCAGCGCACATGCATTACCGATGTTAATTGCCCAAACCACATCTAGTGACTTCTTAAAATTGGGCGTAGATGAAATGCAGCGCGGTAATTATCAGCAAGCAATAGAAAATTTCAACCAAGCTATTCAAATCAAAGAGGATTTTGCTGTAGCTTATAGCGATCGCTGTCTTACTTACCTGCATTTACAAGATTACCACCAAGCGATCGCTGATTGTACTCAAGCCATAAATTTTGCACCCAAAAATATTGAGGCATATCTCAACCGGGGACTCGCCCACTATAGACAAAGAAATTTTTCAGCTGCCATTGCTGATGATAATCAAGCGATCGCACTTCAGCCTGCTGATTTTCGAGCATACTATAATCGGGGCTTAGCTCTGAGCGCAGCGGGTTATTATCTAGAGGCAATTAATGATTATAATCGAACATTAACTCTAATTCCCCCAACACCTAATTTAATCCTTACAGATATTTACAATGACCTGGGCTTGGCTTATTTAAAGTTGCAAAACTTAGAAACAGCAATGCTCAATTTTAATTTGGCAATTCATCTCAATTCTGAAGATGATAGAGCATACTTTAACCGGGGTTGTGCTTACGGTAGAAAGGGCGATAACCTTGGTGCAGTGCGCGATTTTTCCCAAGCCATCAGGCTCAACCCTAGCAATGCCCTAGCCTATGTTAACCGGGGATTGGCTCATTATCGCTTAGGATATTATCAAAGAGCGATCGCTGATTTACAAACGGCATCTGAGTACTTTGGACATCAAGGCGAGAATGTTGCTTACAAAAAAACTTTAGATTTACTTAAAAATATGCAACATCAATTACAGTTTATAAATGTAATGGCTCTTCTTTTATCTTGA
- the priA gene encoding primosomal protein N': MYINDIKLPNFVVAEPGESYQSAKSVNRWVEVLVDSPESSGLFTYRLPTHLEIKPGDILSVPFGAQQLGAIAIRLLAQPNVPVEKIREVEDVVTRGFFQNTYWELLNRVAAYYYTPLIQVIRVALPPGLLGRSQRRIRLTITGAAVSTNTNADAWLDTPLFRSVNHPYSCLVKLYLFNIIDKNCLIKTLALLSFKSSVPKVKSRDANKILQLLQQQKEGNHSFRYLHRQVQRAYQEVRQLVQQGLVESYLETPRQIQPKFEKAVTLVGNIFDRDLTMRQREILEVLRRRGGEVWHNELLQICNTSTSTLKTMAQKGYIVIEDREVLRAEHSPALAQDQPKSLNAAQSNALASIQQLDGFAQVLLHGITGSGKTEVYLQAIAPLLKAGKSALVLVPEIGLTPQLTDRFRARFGNKVSVYHSALSEGERYDTWRQMLTGDPQVVIGTRSAIFAPLPNLGLIILDEEHDSSFKQDSPIPTYHARTVAQWRSELENCPLILGSATPSLESWLSVGEMGEMGKMREIREQNPPHPPHPPHPPHPFHYLSLPERINSRPLPPVEVVDMRRELQEGNRSIFSKSLQSALEQLQERRQQGILFIHRRGHSTFVSCRSCGYVLECPHCDVSLSYHHTEEGAPQLLRCHYCNYVRSHPQHCPECSSPYLKFFGSGTQRVAQELTRQFPELRYIRFDSDTTRNKGAHRTLLTQFANGEAQLLVGTQMLTKGLDLPQVTVVGVVAADGLLHLADYRASERAFQTLTQVAGRAGRGDDPGRVIVQTYTPDHPVIEAVKQHDYQSFSQAELEQRQALNYPPYGRLILLRLSSLDPIQVQNTAQIIATALSTKEGFEILGPAPASIVRVANRYRWQILLKFAPDALPELPDWEEVRSLAHDSVSLTIDVDPLNIM, encoded by the coding sequence ATGTATATAAATGACATAAAATTACCCAATTTTGTGGTTGCAGAGCCAGGAGAATCTTACCAGTCAGCGAAAAGTGTAAATCGCTGGGTAGAAGTGCTGGTGGACTCTCCAGAAAGCTCAGGATTATTTACATACAGATTACCGACACACTTAGAAATTAAACCAGGCGATATTTTAAGTGTGCCATTTGGCGCACAGCAACTAGGAGCGATCGCCATTCGTTTATTGGCACAACCAAATGTTCCAGTAGAAAAAATCCGGGAAGTGGAAGATGTAGTCACCAGAGGATTTTTCCAGAACACTTATTGGGAATTATTAAATCGAGTCGCCGCATATTACTATACGCCTTTAATTCAGGTGATCCGGGTAGCATTACCACCAGGATTACTAGGGCGTTCCCAGCGTCGCATCCGATTGACCATAACTGGTGCAGCGGTTTCTACAAACACTAATGCTGATGCCTGGTTAGATACACCCCTGTTTCGTTCTGTCAACCACCCTTATTCTTGCCTGGTTAAATTGTATTTATTCAACATAATTGACAAGAATTGTCTGATTAAAACTCTCGCTTTGTTAAGCTTTAAAAGCTCAGTGCCAAAAGTCAAAAGTAGAGACGCTAATAAAATTTTGCAACTCCTGCAACAACAAAAAGAAGGAAACCATAGCTTCCGTTACTTACACCGTCAAGTCCAACGAGCATACCAAGAAGTACGCCAACTAGTACAACAAGGTTTGGTAGAAAGCTATTTAGAAACACCACGACAGATTCAACCTAAGTTTGAAAAAGCAGTGACGCTTGTAGGGAATATATTTGACCGAGATTTAACTATGCGTCAAAGAGAAATTTTGGAAGTCTTGCGACGACGTGGTGGTGAGGTGTGGCACAACGAATTATTGCAAATTTGCAATACTAGTACCTCTACCCTGAAGACGATGGCCCAAAAGGGCTACATTGTCATCGAAGACAGAGAAGTATTACGAGCTGAACACAGTCCAGCATTAGCTCAAGACCAACCAAAGTCTTTAAACGCCGCACAAAGCAACGCTTTGGCAAGCATACAACAGCTAGACGGATTTGCTCAAGTGTTGTTGCATGGAATCACAGGTTCCGGTAAAACAGAAGTATATCTGCAAGCGATCGCACCTCTACTCAAAGCTGGTAAATCTGCCCTTGTCTTAGTACCAGAAATTGGACTAACACCCCAATTAACAGACCGTTTCCGCGCCCGCTTTGGTAATAAAGTCAGCGTTTATCACAGCGCCCTTTCCGAAGGCGAACGTTACGACACTTGGCGACAAATGCTGACAGGAGACCCTCAAGTCGTCATTGGGACTCGCAGCGCCATATTCGCCCCCTTACCCAACTTGGGTTTAATCATCTTAGATGAAGAACACGACAGCAGCTTCAAGCAAGATTCACCGATCCCCACCTACCACGCCCGCACTGTCGCCCAGTGGCGAAGCGAGTTAGAAAACTGTCCCTTAATCTTGGGTTCCGCTACACCTTCATTGGAAAGTTGGCTGAGTGTGGGGGAAATGGGGGAGATGGGGAAGATGAGGGAGATAAGGGAGCAAAATCCCCCTCATCCCCCTCATCCCCCTCATCCCCCTCATCCCTTCCACTATCTCTCCCTCCCCGAACGCATCAACTCCCGCCCTTTACCGCCGGTGGAAGTAGTGGATATGCGGCGCGAGTTGCAGGAAGGAAATCGCTCTATATTTAGTAAGTCGCTACAATCAGCTTTAGAACAGCTGCAAGAAAGACGACAACAGGGAATTTTATTTATCCATCGCCGGGGACACAGTACCTTTGTATCTTGCCGCAGTTGTGGATATGTTTTGGAATGTCCCCACTGTGATGTGTCGCTATCCTATCACCATACCGAAGAAGGCGCGCCGCAATTATTGCGCTGTCACTACTGTAATTATGTGCGATCGCATCCGCAACATTGCCCTGAATGCAGTTCTCCTTACCTGAAATTCTTTGGTAGCGGTACTCAGCGAGTCGCACAGGAATTAACACGACAGTTTCCCGAATTGCGTTACATCCGCTTTGATAGCGATACCACCCGCAACAAAGGCGCACACCGCACCCTACTGACTCAGTTTGCTAACGGGGAAGCACAGTTATTAGTGGGTACGCAAATGCTCACTAAAGGCTTAGATTTGCCCCAGGTGACAGTTGTAGGCGTTGTCGCCGCTGATGGACTGCTGCATTTAGCAGACTATCGTGCTAGCGAACGAGCATTTCAAACCCTGACGCAAGTTGCTGGACGTGCTGGGAGAGGCGACGACCCAGGTAGAGTGATTGTGCAAACTTACACCCCAGATCATCCAGTAATTGAAGCAGTAAAACAACACGATTATCAATCTTTTTCTCAAGCAGAATTAGAACAACGGCAAGCACTTAATTATCCCCCCTACGGCAGGTTAATTTTATTGCGCTTGAGTAGCCTTGACCCTATTCAAGTGCAAAATACAGCGCAAATAATCGCCACAGCTTTGAGTACCAAAGAAGGATTCGAGATATTAGGCCCTGCACCAGCTAGTATTGTGCGGGTAGCCAACCGTTATCGCTGGCAAATATTACTGAAATTTGCCCCTGATGCATTACCAGAATTACCAGATTGGGAAGAAGTGCGATCGCTTGCCCATGATTCTGTCAGTTTAACAATAGATGTAGACCCACTAAATATTATGTAA
- a CDS encoding RpoD/SigA family RNA polymerase sigma factor has product MYQTKQQSLKETMNIAELGTMEILENTAENEEQLLEILEPVVEEEPLITETLESEERDGDEMAAARPSGYNKTEHDDAVGAFFKEMARYPLLKPDEEVELARRVRFIEEVREIQASLQLELGHQPTRLQIASQLEMTEKQLENRLYQGRVAKRKMIRSNLRLVVSIAKRYLNRGVPFLDLIQEGAMGLNRATEKFDPDKGYKFSTYAYWWIRQAITRAIANDARTIRLPIHIVEKLNKLKKAQRELKQKLGRNPSEAEMAEALEINVQQLRQLQQLRRQALSLNHRVGKEEDTELMDLLEDEDNLSPEAKMNENMMRQEIWEVLGDVLTPREKDVISLRYGLTTSEPCTLEEVGNMFNLSRERVRQIQSKAMRKLRRPHIAKRLKGWLI; this is encoded by the coding sequence ATGTACCAAACAAAGCAACAATCCCTAAAGGAAACTATGAACATTGCTGAATTGGGAACAATGGAAATACTGGAGAATACTGCCGAAAATGAAGAACAATTACTCGAAATTCTAGAACCAGTGGTGGAGGAAGAACCCCTAATTACCGAAACTCTGGAATCAGAGGAACGTGATGGGGATGAAATGGCGGCAGCCAGGCCTTCAGGATACAATAAAACCGAGCATGATGATGCTGTAGGCGCGTTTTTTAAAGAAATGGCGCGTTACCCGTTGCTAAAACCCGATGAAGAGGTAGAATTGGCGCGGCGAGTTCGATTTATAGAAGAAGTGAGAGAAATACAAGCTTCTTTGCAATTAGAACTGGGACACCAGCCGACAAGGTTACAAATAGCTTCTCAGTTAGAAATGACGGAAAAGCAACTAGAAAATCGCTTATATCAGGGTCGAGTTGCGAAACGCAAAATGATCCGCTCGAACTTGAGATTGGTAGTATCAATTGCCAAGCGATATCTAAATCGCGGAGTACCTTTTCTGGATTTAATCCAAGAAGGAGCAATGGGTTTAAACCGTGCTACAGAAAAGTTTGATCCCGATAAAGGATACAAGTTTTCAACCTACGCCTATTGGTGGATTAGACAAGCGATAACAAGAGCGATCGCTAACGATGCGCGAACAATTCGCTTACCGATCCATATTGTAGAAAAACTTAACAAACTTAAAAAAGCACAGCGAGAACTCAAACAAAAACTCGGTCGAAATCCCTCCGAAGCGGAAATGGCAGAAGCTTTGGAAATCAATGTCCAACAACTACGCCAACTACAACAACTACGCCGTCAAGCACTATCCCTCAACCACCGTGTCGGTAAAGAAGAAGACACAGAATTGATGGATTTGTTAGAAGATGAAGATAACCTCTCTCCAGAAGCAAAAATGAACGAAAACATGATGCGTCAGGAGATTTGGGAAGTCTTAGGCGATGTATTAACACCAAGGGAGAAAGACGTAATTTCTTTACGCTATGGCTTGACCACTAGTGAACCTTGTACTTTGGAAGAAGTTGGCAATATGTTCAATCTCTCCCGCGAACGAGTGCGACAAATTCAGAGCAAAGCTATGCGAAAATTGCGTCGTCCTCACATTGCCAAACGCTTAAAAGGTTGGTTGATTTAA
- a CDS encoding c-type cytochrome — protein MKKILSILLLGITIFTFAFSSPALADAASGTKIFSANCASCHAGGKNLVKAEKSLKKDALEKYGLYSAEAIITQITNGKNAMPAFKGRLKPNQIEDVAAYVLEQADKDWK, from the coding sequence ATGAAAAAGATTCTTTCAATATTACTGTTGGGCATAACAATCTTTACCTTTGCCTTCAGTAGTCCGGCTTTAGCAGACGCTGCTAGTGGAACCAAAATATTTAGTGCTAATTGCGCTTCTTGCCATGCAGGCGGTAAGAATTTGGTAAAGGCTGAGAAGTCTTTGAAGAAGGACGCTTTGGAAAAGTATGGTCTTTACTCAGCAGAGGCTATTATTACCCAAATTACCAATGGTAAAAATGCCATGCCCGCTTTCAAAGGTCGTCTAAAACCGAACCAAATTGAAGATGTAGCTGCTTACGTACTTGAACAAGCAGATAAAGACTGGAAGTAA